In Vibrio gallicus, a single window of DNA contains:
- a CDS encoding glutaredoxin family protein: protein MKLIRILLGKIILLFDFIFSPRGVKRSPTEQAVADLKAKQLTLYQFEACPFCVKVRRELKRQSVRIDVKDAKNDQDSRQQLLEGGGRIKVPCLRIDNQGQQTWLYESSDIVAYLQKEFAA, encoded by the coding sequence ATGAAACTGATTCGGATTTTACTTGGAAAAATTATACTGCTATTTGATTTTATATTTTCACCTCGGGGTGTTAAACGTAGCCCTACAGAGCAAGCCGTAGCTGATCTAAAGGCCAAACAGCTGACTTTATATCAGTTTGAAGCCTGCCCATTTTGCGTAAAGGTGCGCCGAGAACTCAAACGCCAATCGGTGCGTATTGATGTTAAAGATGCGAAAAATGATCAGGACTCTAGGCAACAACTGCTGGAAGGTGGTGGCCGTATCAAGGTTCCCTGCCTAAGAATAGACAATCAAGGACAACAAACTTGGCTATATGAGTCCTCTGATATCGTCGCGTATTTACAAAAAGAGTTTGCTGCATAA
- a CDS encoding YoaK family protein: MITKLPRWVEFGALLLAFIAGSINAIGLLGLDHQSVSHVSGTATLFGTQLLTSWSTSLHLAGVMLSFFLGSAISGFVLRSSSLKLKRHYEIPLLLESALLLATICLLYKHSNFGDFSAAAACGLQNAMVTTYSGAVVRTTHLTGIITDLGLMFGNYLRGEAINKRKLMLFSYITFGFISGGTVGAYLFKVGSFNALFLPTALCVSIAFYYRTYIKTHPEVE; this comes from the coding sequence GTGATTACAAAATTACCAAGATGGGTCGAATTTGGTGCCTTATTGCTGGCCTTTATTGCAGGTTCTATCAATGCTATTGGCCTGCTTGGACTTGATCATCAATCTGTTTCTCATGTATCGGGCACCGCAACCTTATTTGGTACTCAATTACTGACTTCATGGAGTACAAGCCTACACCTTGCCGGTGTTATGCTCTCTTTTTTCTTAGGTTCCGCAATTTCGGGTTTTGTGTTGCGCTCATCATCATTGAAGCTCAAACGCCATTATGAAATTCCACTGCTACTTGAGTCCGCATTATTACTAGCCACGATTTGTTTGCTTTATAAGCACAGTAATTTCGGCGACTTTTCAGCCGCTGCCGCTTGTGGGCTACAAAATGCCATGGTAACCACCTATAGTGGCGCAGTTGTACGCACTACACACTTAACGGGAATTATTACCGACCTTGGGTTGATGTTTGGCAATTACCTCAGAGGCGAAGCCATCAACAAGCGAAAATTGATGCTGTTTAGCTACATAACCTTTGGTTTTATTAGCGGCGGTACCGTTGGCGCATACCTATTTAAGGTGGGCTCATTCAATGCACTGTTCTTACCCACCGCACTGTGCGTGAGTATTGCTTTTTATTATCGAACCTATATAAAAACACATCCAGAGGTGGAGTAG
- a CDS encoding ArsR/SmtB family transcription factor, with the protein MQLEQVAKALKELGHPTRLSIYQQVVRAGHQGTPVGDIQQALNIPGSTLSHHISNLTSANLIEQRREGRTLFCVAQYESLQTVIDFLQKECCIDEC; encoded by the coding sequence ATGCAATTAGAACAAGTCGCAAAAGCACTCAAAGAATTAGGGCACCCTACTCGTTTGAGCATTTATCAGCAGGTGGTAAGAGCCGGTCATCAAGGGACTCCTGTGGGCGATATTCAGCAAGCACTAAATATTCCAGGCTCAACGCTCTCACACCATATATCTAATCTAACCTCAGCCAATTTGATTGAACAACGCAGAGAAGGGCGCACACTGTTTTGCGTTGCTCAATATGAGAGCTTACAAACTGTCATCGATTTTCTACAAAAAGAGTGTTGTATCGATGAGTGCTAA
- a CDS encoding M20 family metallo-hydrolase, giving the protein MTIANATSLTWHWLEELANCSETQEPNSEGVTRFCATPEHRRALSMLSSYMYDSGMDVRKDNAGNLIGRYTCANPKAKTLIFGSHQDTVPNGGKYDGALGITLPIALVHYFNRHRLDLPFNIDVIAFSDEEGTRFQSTLFGSKAVAGRPNIALLDHTDSNGITLQQALGEMGCKPEDIEKCAYNPETVIGFVETHIEQGPVLDNEDLSVAVVTGITGLERHVITISGETHKLNSPNLDSKQDALVGAAQVISILNSICKHDFELKGVVGKISNFPNGVNVIPQRTEITIELRCSDDEKRQQTSQRLFSEINQAMEELNLSIHSELLYEQKAVTCSPQLSDKMAAAIESHDLPVRKLFSDAGHDALTMSHLTDIAMLFVRCKDGITHHPKESITTADIRVALEVLERFVLNLASE; this is encoded by the coding sequence GTGACGATTGCAAATGCAACAAGTTTAACTTGGCATTGGTTGGAAGAATTAGCCAATTGCTCTGAGACTCAAGAGCCCAACTCTGAAGGAGTTACTCGCTTTTGTGCTACTCCTGAACATCGCCGTGCTCTAAGCATGCTATCTTCGTATATGTACGACAGCGGGATGGATGTTCGCAAAGATAATGCAGGCAATCTCATTGGACGCTATACCTGTGCTAACCCTAAAGCAAAGACCCTTATCTTTGGCTCACACCAAGACACAGTCCCGAACGGTGGTAAATATGATGGTGCGCTGGGGATTACACTTCCTATTGCACTAGTTCACTATTTCAATCGCCACCGTTTAGACTTACCGTTTAATATCGACGTTATCGCATTTAGTGATGAAGAAGGAACCCGATTTCAATCGACCCTGTTTGGCTCTAAAGCAGTTGCTGGAAGACCAAATATCGCACTACTTGATCATACCGATAGCAATGGGATTACATTGCAGCAAGCGCTGGGTGAAATGGGATGCAAGCCTGAGGACATTGAAAAGTGTGCCTATAATCCTGAGACCGTTATCGGTTTTGTCGAAACGCACATCGAGCAAGGTCCAGTTCTCGATAATGAAGACCTATCCGTTGCTGTAGTTACTGGTATCACCGGCTTAGAGCGCCATGTTATTACTATCTCGGGTGAAACTCACAAACTAAACTCACCAAATCTCGACTCCAAACAGGATGCCCTCGTAGGAGCTGCACAAGTCATTTCTATCCTAAACTCGATATGCAAACATGATTTTGAGCTAAAAGGTGTAGTAGGCAAAATAAGCAATTTCCCGAATGGAGTAAACGTGATTCCTCAGCGAACTGAGATCACTATAGAATTACGCTGTTCCGATGATGAAAAACGACAGCAGACTAGCCAGCGTCTATTTTCTGAAATTAACCAAGCAATGGAAGAGCTTAATCTATCTATCCATTCAGAACTGCTATATGAACAAAAAGCAGTAACCTGCTCACCGCAGCTGAGCGACAAAATGGCAGCCGCAATAGAATCTCACGACTTGCCAGTCCGAAAACTGTTTAGTGATGCTGGGCACGATGCACTTACCATGTCGCATCTAACTGATATTGCTATGCTGTTTGTACGCTGTAAAGATGGCATTACCCATCACCCTAAAGAATCAATTACCACAGCTGACATCCGCGTTGCCCTAGAGGTATTGGAGCGTTTTGTTTTAAATTTAGCTAGCGAATAG
- a CDS encoding F0F1 ATP synthase subunit epsilon: protein MAIGVTENTFQLNIVSAEGTLFSGPAHALAVSGADGELGIRPGHSPLLSKIKPGVTVFVTDPKADEQVLYVSGGIVEVQPDTVTVLADTALHGADIDKARAEEAKRAALDNINKGAGDANFAQAQLELAKAIAQLRAVELTSSTNRRH, encoded by the coding sequence ATGGCTATCGGAGTTACAGAGAATACGTTTCAGCTTAACATCGTAAGTGCGGAAGGTACGCTGTTTTCAGGGCCAGCACATGCTCTAGCTGTTTCAGGTGCAGACGGTGAGCTGGGTATCCGCCCAGGTCACTCACCCCTACTGAGTAAGATCAAGCCAGGGGTAACAGTATTTGTCACAGATCCAAAAGCGGATGAGCAAGTGCTGTATGTCTCGGGTGGTATCGTTGAGGTTCAACCAGACACAGTAACAGTGCTTGCTGATACTGCTTTGCATGGTGCCGACATTGATAAAGCTCGTGCTGAAGAAGCGAAGCGTGCAGCGCTTGATAACATCAATAAAGGAGCAGGGGACGCAAACTTTGCTCAAGCACAACTAGAATTGGCTAAGGCTATCGCCCAACTTCGAGCAGTAGAGCTAACATCTTCTACTAATCGTCGCCACTAA
- a CDS encoding DMT family transporter, with protein sequence MSWVVFTFIAAFSQSWRNAFQSQLSKNINVTGVTLARFLWASPLALIYLLSLYHWFPAKLPTFTPYSWFFLFGASIMQIIATALMVILFKQKNFAIGAGLAKSEAPVSAFLGVLFFGTSLSVLGWMGVLFGAIAVMLLSCPNGIRSISGKTALLGLACSTAFALTSLWVREASLSLSVPFPHSAAWVLFIVILTQSIMLTSYLALKDRATLKQMFVKPKLVVMTSVASFIGSFGWFSAMSLQAVPYVKTLGQIEIFFTMLISYFYLKQSISKKDIFALVLIGIAAILVMWH encoded by the coding sequence ATGAGTTGGGTTGTATTTACCTTTATTGCTGCATTTAGTCAGTCCTGGCGTAACGCTTTCCAAAGTCAGCTAAGCAAAAACATCAATGTTACTGGGGTTACCTTAGCGAGATTCTTGTGGGCAAGCCCTCTTGCACTTATTTATCTGCTGAGTCTGTATCACTGGTTTCCAGCTAAATTACCCACTTTTACGCCCTATTCGTGGTTTTTCCTATTTGGCGCCTCCATTATGCAGATTATCGCCACCGCACTTATGGTAATCCTGTTTAAGCAAAAGAACTTTGCTATCGGGGCCGGGCTTGCCAAATCAGAGGCACCAGTCTCGGCTTTTCTTGGGGTGCTATTTTTCGGAACTAGCTTGTCAGTGCTAGGGTGGATGGGAGTCCTATTTGGTGCGATCGCAGTAATGTTGTTGAGTTGCCCCAATGGTATCCGCAGTATCTCTGGAAAAACCGCCCTACTAGGGCTGGCATGCAGCACAGCATTTGCCTTAACTTCACTGTGGGTTAGAGAGGCTAGCCTTAGTCTTTCTGTTCCTTTCCCACACAGCGCAGCTTGGGTGCTCTTTATTGTCATTTTGACTCAAAGCATAATGTTAACCAGTTACTTAGCACTAAAAGACCGAGCCACACTCAAGCAAATGTTTGTTAAGCCTAAGTTGGTAGTGATGACCAGTGTTGCGAGCTTTATCGGCTCATTTGGATGGTTTAGTGCTATGTCACTGCAGGCGGTACCTTATGTGAAAACACTTGGGCAAATAGAGATTTTCTTTACTATGCTGATCTCGTACTTTTATCTTAAACAGAGCATTTCTAAGAAAGATATATTTGCTTTAGTTTTAATTGGAATAGCCGCAATATTAGTAATGTGGCATTAA
- a CDS encoding formate--tetrahydrofolate ligase, with amino-acid sequence MLSDIEISRITPLRPISDVATAAGLHSDEFQTHGKHKAKISLNALKRLESKKSGKLVVVTAMTPTPLGEGKTVTAIGLAQGLFKIGQSVMACIRQPSMGPVFGVKGGAAGGGYAQVAPMDELNLHLTGDIHAVTAAHNLASAALDARIYHEQRQGYEAFEARTGLRALRIDPDQIAWKRVVDHNDRALRKITVGRNEPGKTINGYEREDGFDISAASELMAILALAKNLKDLRARIGKIVLAYDLDGQPVTTEDLQVAGAMTVSMRDAIEPTMMQTLEGVPTLIHAGPFANIAHGNSSIIADDIAIKLSDFTVTEGGFGSDMGFEKACNIKAQASGKAPDCAVVVATLRGLKANSGLYDFKPGQPIPDALFEADSKALEAGFANLKWHIENVAKYGVPTVVAINRFPQDSDQELEQLKALVESLPLDVEVAVCEAFAKGGAGAAELATKVVQQTEKGSQFKPLYRLEQSLEEKVMAVTEVGYGAASVSLSEKAKSQLDKFQQLGFGNLALCMAKTPMSISTDGSVKGAPTQFDVPIREFKLCAGAGFIYALCGAVMTMPGLSDKPAFMNLDIDEDGNIVGLS; translated from the coding sequence ATGCTGTCGGATATTGAAATCTCACGTATCACCCCATTACGCCCTATCTCAGATGTTGCAACTGCTGCTGGATTACACAGTGATGAATTTCAAACGCATGGAAAGCATAAAGCCAAGATTTCACTAAATGCTCTCAAGCGTTTAGAGAGCAAAAAGAGCGGTAAGCTAGTAGTCGTAACCGCAATGACACCAACGCCGTTAGGCGAAGGTAAAACGGTGACTGCGATTGGCTTAGCGCAAGGCTTATTTAAGATTGGTCAATCGGTGATGGCGTGTATTCGTCAGCCCTCTATGGGACCTGTGTTTGGAGTTAAAGGCGGAGCTGCCGGTGGTGGCTATGCTCAGGTTGCTCCTATGGATGAGCTCAACCTGCACCTAACTGGCGATATTCATGCGGTAACAGCGGCTCACAACCTTGCTTCGGCAGCACTTGATGCTCGTATCTATCATGAACAAAGACAAGGTTATGAAGCGTTTGAAGCGCGTACAGGCCTACGTGCACTGCGCATCGACCCTGATCAGATAGCGTGGAAGCGTGTTGTTGACCATAACGACCGTGCATTACGCAAAATTACAGTTGGACGTAATGAGCCGGGTAAGACTATTAATGGCTACGAGCGCGAAGATGGCTTTGATATATCAGCTGCCTCTGAGCTAATGGCAATTTTGGCTCTGGCTAAAAACCTCAAAGATCTCCGTGCACGAATCGGTAAAATTGTTTTAGCTTACGACCTTGATGGTCAGCCAGTAACTACCGAAGACTTACAAGTAGCTGGTGCAATGACCGTTAGCATGCGCGATGCGATTGAACCGACCATGATGCAAACCCTTGAAGGCGTCCCAACGCTTATTCATGCTGGCCCTTTTGCAAACATTGCACATGGTAATTCATCTATTATTGCAGATGATATTGCGATTAAGCTTTCTGATTTTACGGTAACTGAGGGTGGCTTTGGCTCAGATATGGGGTTTGAAAAAGCCTGTAATATCAAAGCTCAAGCGTCGGGTAAAGCACCAGATTGTGCAGTTGTTGTTGCAACCCTACGCGGCCTTAAAGCTAATTCCGGCCTATACGACTTTAAGCCGGGTCAACCTATTCCTGATGCACTTTTCGAAGCTGATAGTAAAGCCCTAGAAGCTGGCTTTGCCAACCTAAAATGGCACATTGAAAACGTTGCTAAATACGGCGTGCCAACGGTAGTGGCAATTAACCGCTTCCCTCAAGATAGCGACCAAGAATTAGAGCAGCTAAAGGCATTAGTGGAATCCCTTCCTCTTGATGTTGAGGTTGCGGTATGTGAAGCCTTTGCTAAAGGTGGCGCAGGAGCTGCTGAGTTGGCAACCAAAGTGGTTCAGCAAACAGAGAAGGGTTCACAATTTAAGCCCTTGTATCGCCTAGAACAAAGCTTAGAAGAAAAAGTTATGGCGGTTACAGAAGTAGGTTATGGCGCCGCTTCAGTTAGTTTAAGTGAAAAAGCAAAATCGCAACTGGATAAGTTCCAACAACTTGGATTTGGTAACCTTGCGCTATGTATGGCAAAAACGCCTATGTCTATCTCAACTGACGGCAGCGTAAAAGGCGCCCCAACTCAATTCGATGTACCGATCAGAGAGTTTAAGCTGTGCGCAGGCGCGGGCTTTATCTACGCGTTATGTGGCGCGGTAATGACCATGCCAGGTCTGTCGGACAAACCTGCATTTATGAATTTAGATATTGATGAAGACGGGAATATTGTTGGTTTGAGTTAG
- a CDS encoding UTRA domain-containing protein, with protein MQYVKIKDVIVEQIGSGLLSPRQKLPSERKLSESFDTTRVTLREALSVLEAEGKIYREDRRGWFISPQPLCYSLSKVHSFESMSKEQGRTPATKVLKAHQVLATKQATQLLNLPPFANVVQVNRVRYLEQRPVAYTINFTRSEVAPNMIEHELTGSLVDICKQHFDVVFSNTQYRVSTTSLLGDVAQALRATSGSPAMLIQRLHHDQTNQVVSCDLEYWRHDALIIESVI; from the coding sequence ATGCAGTACGTTAAAATAAAAGACGTTATTGTTGAACAGATCGGATCGGGACTTCTTAGCCCAAGGCAAAAGCTGCCTTCAGAGCGCAAACTGTCCGAATCTTTCGATACCACTCGAGTTACCCTTAGAGAAGCGCTTTCGGTATTGGAAGCAGAAGGCAAAATCTATCGAGAAGATCGCCGTGGTTGGTTTATTTCACCGCAGCCATTGTGCTATTCACTTAGTAAAGTGCACAGCTTTGAAAGTATGTCAAAGGAACAAGGTCGCACCCCTGCGACCAAAGTACTAAAGGCGCATCAGGTATTGGCAACTAAGCAGGCCACTCAGTTACTAAATCTGCCGCCGTTTGCAAACGTTGTGCAGGTAAATAGAGTTCGCTATTTAGAACAGCGTCCCGTTGCCTATACCATCAACTTTACTCGATCTGAAGTGGCTCCAAACATGATTGAGCATGAATTAACGGGCTCGCTGGTGGATATCTGCAAGCAACACTTTGACGTAGTGTTCTCTAATACTCAATATAGAGTAAGTACGACATCATTACTTGGAGACGTAGCTCAAGCATTGCGAGCAACCTCAGGTAGCCCTGCGATGTTGATACAACGCCTGCATCATGATCAAACAAACCAAGTAGTAAGCTGTGACCTAGAATATTGGCGTCATGACGCATTAATCATTGAATCAGTGATATAG
- a CDS encoding LysE family translocator yields MELHHLGALLLFALVSTATPGPNNIMLMSSGANVGFKKTIPHMLGITIGFAVMLILVGVGLISVFNAYPQSHTILKYVSLGYLLYLAAKIATSGKAKEQRSFTAMSFLGAASFQWVNPKGWSMALTAIALFSATGSWRELLVISGIFTLANIPSVTLWTLAGTQLQRWLTTSIRIRSFNIGMASLLLLSAVAML; encoded by the coding sequence ATGGAACTGCATCATTTAGGTGCCTTGCTGTTGTTTGCATTGGTATCTACAGCGACTCCGGGTCCAAACAATATAATGTTGATGAGCTCTGGTGCTAATGTGGGCTTTAAGAAAACCATCCCTCACATGCTGGGGATTACGATAGGATTTGCTGTAATGCTGATCTTGGTAGGAGTTGGGTTGATTAGCGTATTCAATGCTTATCCTCAAAGTCACACCATACTTAAGTATGTAAGCCTTGGGTATTTGCTCTACTTGGCCGCTAAGATCGCAACCAGCGGTAAGGCGAAAGAGCAAAGATCATTTACAGCAATGAGCTTTCTAGGTGCGGCAAGCTTTCAATGGGTTAATCCAAAAGGGTGGTCAATGGCGTTAACCGCTATCGCTTTGTTTAGTGCTACCGGTTCGTGGCGGGAATTGCTGGTGATTTCAGGCATATTTACCTTAGCCAATATTCCATCGGTTACCCTGTGGACATTAGCAGGTACTCAACTGCAACGCTGGCTCACCACCTCTATTCGAATTAGAAGCTTTAATATAGGGATGGCGTCTTTATTACTATTATCAGCCGTTGCAATGCTTTAG
- a CDS encoding Lrp/AsnC family transcriptional regulator, with protein sequence MDKFDERILQALKLNGKIANVELADKVGLSASATLRRVQDLERKGIIKGYRVLLDSAQLGVGFVAYVSIGLSSHSKKAQHAFEEHVRFVAEVVECHNITGANEYLLRIETQDLASYKRIHADVLGECEYVKSITTMVVMDSPKDERR encoded by the coding sequence GTGGATAAGTTTGACGAAAGAATATTGCAAGCATTAAAGTTAAACGGAAAAATAGCCAATGTTGAACTGGCAGATAAAGTAGGTTTATCCGCTTCTGCAACATTACGAAGAGTACAAGATCTCGAACGCAAAGGTATCATTAAGGGCTATAGGGTGCTTCTTGACAGTGCGCAGCTCGGCGTAGGTTTTGTCGCCTATGTGTCAATAGGGCTTTCATCGCACAGTAAGAAAGCACAGCATGCCTTTGAGGAACATGTACGCTTTGTGGCTGAGGTAGTCGAGTGCCACAACATTACTGGCGCCAATGAGTATTTACTGCGAATCGAGACCCAAGATCTAGCCTCCTATAAGCGTATTCATGCCGATGTGTTGGGAGAGTGTGAGTACGTGAAATCCATTACCACTATGGTGGTAATGGATTCACCTAAGGATGAAAGGCGGTAG